Genomic window (Dyadobacter fanqingshengii):
AAGTAAAATCTTTCGGAATTGACGTAATTGTGGTTGAACCGGGAGGTACAAAATCGGAGATGGTTGGGCTGGGAACTGATTATATGATGAAAGTGTCTGGTAAGACGGCGTACGGTCAGCTGGCGAAAGGTGTAGGCAAGATGTATGCGAAAATAGAAAAGGACGCTGCCGAACCGATTGTCATTGCGAAGCTCATCAAAGAGGGGATTGAAACAAATAATCCGAAGACTAGATATGTTGGTGCCTCGGGCGCGAAATTGATGCTATTTTTCAGAAAAGTATTGTCGGATAAACTTTTTGACAAAATGGTAATGAGCCAAATGAAATAGGCACAAATAAATTGATTAAATGGAAGATCTCATTAATTATTTATTGCAGTTTGGTAATTTGAACACGACACAAGTTGATTTGATCAAAAGCAAAGTTGTATTCAAGGAGATCAAAAAAGATGAATACTTTCAAGAGGCTGGGAGAATACCTCGTGAGATTATTTTTTTGACAAATGGCGTAATGAGAATTTGTTATTACAATAACAAAGGAGAAGAAATTACAAAATATTTCATGGAAGAGAATCATTTCTTGGCCGACATACTGAGCTACAACCAGGAAATTCCATCGACTGAATATATCCAGGCTGTGACCGATTGC
Coding sequences:
- a CDS encoding Crp/Fnr family transcriptional regulator is translated as MEDLINYLLQFGNLNTTQVDLIKSKVVFKEIKKDEYFQEAGRIPREIIFLTNGVMRICYYNNKGEEITKYFMEENHFLADILSYNQEIPSTEYIQAVTDCSYFVLSKNVMKELSMTIIEWDNIIAKITAKGFADKVNRISPMMTEDAKERYLSFLEKFPNLANRIPLSYLASYLGITQSSLSRIRRSIR